From one Rhodovulum sp. ES.010 genomic stretch:
- the pcaC gene encoding 4-carboxymuconolactone decarboxylase: MSDLFDTGDATRRRTLGDAHVNRSRRGDAVLDPPFVELITEAAWGRVWSRDTIPPRERSMLTVALLAGLGNHDELRLHLRACANTGATKEDILEVMLHVAIYAGVPRANSAIRIAREVFAELEAGDG; this comes from the coding sequence ATGTCTGACCTGTTCGACACCGGCGACGCCACACGCCGCCGCACCTTGGGCGACGCGCATGTGAACCGCTCGCGCCGGGGCGACGCGGTGCTCGACCCGCCCTTCGTGGAACTGATCACCGAGGCCGCTTGGGGCCGCGTCTGGTCGCGCGACACGATCCCGCCGCGCGAACGCTCGATGCTGACCGTGGCGCTCCTGGCGGGGCTCGGGAACCACGATGAGTTGCGGCTGCACCTGAGGGCCTGCGCCAACACGGGCGCGACCAAGGAGGACATCCTGGAGGTGATGCTGCATGTCGCGATCTATGCCGGGGTGCCGCGGGCCAATTCGGCGATCCGGATCGCTCGCGAGGTCTTCGCCGAGCTGGAGGCGGGCGATGGATAG
- a CDS encoding 3-keto-5-aminohexanoate cleavage protein — protein MTKPCIICVAITGSVPRKEDNAAVPISIAEQVESVHESFEAGASIAHCHVRNEDQTPTSNPDRFARLMDGIRAHCPGMIVQLSTGGRSGAGKERGGMLPLRPDMASLSVGSNNFPTRVYENPPDLVDWLASEMQKYDVKPEIEAFDLSHIFQAVKMSADGRLRRPLYVQFVMGVKNAMPADRPSFEFYVETLARIAPDAEWCGAGIGRHQIEVNEWAIAAGGHTRTGLEDNVRWDRETLAPSNAALVRRAVEMCEKYKRPVATCAQAREILGLGAA, from the coding sequence ATGACCAAGCCCTGCATCATCTGCGTCGCCATCACCGGCTCCGTCCCCCGCAAGGAGGACAACGCCGCCGTCCCGATCTCGATCGCCGAACAAGTGGAAAGCGTGCATGAGAGCTTCGAGGCGGGGGCGTCCATCGCCCATTGCCACGTGCGCAACGAGGACCAGACGCCGACCTCGAACCCCGACCGTTTCGCCCGGCTGATGGACGGCATCCGCGCGCATTGCCCCGGCATGATCGTTCAGCTCTCGACCGGGGGACGGTCGGGCGCGGGCAAGGAGCGGGGCGGGATGCTGCCGCTGAGGCCCGACATGGCCTCGCTGTCCGTCGGATCGAACAATTTCCCCACACGGGTCTACGAGAATCCGCCTGATCTGGTAGATTGGCTGGCTTCGGAAATGCAGAAATACGATGTGAAGCCGGAAATCGAGGCGTTCGACCTCAGCCATATCTTCCAGGCGGTGAAGATGAGTGCGGACGGGCGGTTGAGGCGGCCGCTTTACGTGCAGTTCGTGATGGGGGTGAAGAACGCGATGCCGGCGGACAGGCCCAGCTTCGAGTTCTACGTCGAGACGCTGGCGCGGATCGCGCCGGACGCGGAATGGTGCGGTGCGGGTATCGGGCGGCACCAGATCGAGGTGAACGAATGGGCGATCGCCGCCGGGGGCCACACCCGCACCGGGCTGGAAGACAACGTGCGGTGGGACCGCGAGACGCTGGCGCCGTCGAACGCGGCGCTGGTGCGGCGTGCGGTGGAAATGTGCGAAAAGTACAAGCGCCCCGTCGCCACCTGCGCCCAGGCGCGAGAGATTCTCGGCCTGGGGGCCGCCTGA
- a CDS encoding endonuclease/exonuclease/phosphatase family protein — MTTFRIATFNTQNLIGPDEDYSRFERYSAEDYAAKRDWIAGQIDRMKPDIVGFQEIVEPDPLREIIAAADARGTGGAPPYAEADLAFAPNLADSEPGGRRPGLAVLSRFGFEGEPQSIQMLDPPLEIPFLHLGGGDAGSYRLNRVTRPILKVRIPVGGHILTVFNVHLKSRMGEFVRPKEMHYSPEIDLLNYDAAGRAMGVLRASVRRMAEAWVLRKLVVDELEAGHPVIVLGDLNATLHSATQAIIVGERPFTDYTWLRRPQAKSADDLYTEAEAAAIREKVERVLLHSAERLFIRKALRDMVHTNAFGSDFESFDAILLSRHFHPDWPDRIGEMTHLGVYNDHIADGTYPEAPGNIRASDHGQIMAHIRLL, encoded by the coding sequence GTGACGACTTTCAGAATCGCGACATTCAACACCCAGAACCTGATTGGCCCCGACGAGGACTATTCGCGCTTCGAACGTTATTCTGCAGAGGATTACGCGGCGAAGCGCGACTGGATCGCCGGGCAGATCGACCGGATGAAACCCGATATCGTGGGCTTCCAGGAGATCGTCGAACCCGACCCGCTGCGCGAGATCATCGCGGCGGCGGACGCGCGGGGCACCGGCGGCGCGCCACCCTATGCCGAGGCCGACCTCGCCTTTGCCCCGAACCTCGCCGATTCCGAGCCCGGCGGGCGGCGCCCTGGGCTGGCCGTGCTGTCGCGCTTCGGCTTCGAGGGCGAGCCGCAATCGATCCAGATGCTCGACCCGCCGCTGGAGATCCCGTTTCTTCACCTCGGTGGGGGAGATGCGGGCAGTTACCGGCTCAACCGCGTGACCCGCCCGATCCTCAAGGTCCGCATACCGGTGGGGGGGCACATCCTCACCGTTTTCAACGTGCACCTGAAATCGCGCATGGGCGAGTTCGTCCGGCCGAAGGAGATGCACTACTCGCCGGAAATCGACCTACTTAACTACGATGCCGCGGGCCGGGCGATGGGGGTGCTGCGCGCCTCGGTGCGGCGGATGGCCGAGGCCTGGGTGCTGCGCAAGCTGGTGGTGGACGAGTTGGAGGCCGGGCACCCGGTCATCGTGCTCGGCGATCTCAACGCTACGCTGCACTCGGCCACGCAGGCGATCATCGTCGGCGAACGCCCCTTCACCGACTACACTTGGCTGCGCCGACCGCAGGCGAAATCCGCAGACGACCTCTACACCGAGGCGGAGGCCGCGGCGATCCGCGAGAAGGTGGAGCGGGTGCTGCTCCACTCGGCCGAGCGCCTCTTCATCCGCAAGGCCTTGCGCGACATGGTCCACACCAATGCCTTCGGCAGCGACTTCGAATCCTTCGACGCGATCCTCCTGTCGCGCCATTTCCACCCGGACTGGCCCGACCGGATCGGCGAGATGACCCACCTTGGCGTCTACAACGACCACATCGCCGACGGCACCTACCCGGAGGCGCCCGGCAATATCCGCGCCTCGGACCACGGCCAGATCATGGCGCATATCCGGCTGCTCTGA
- a CDS encoding Zn-dependent alcohol dehydrogenase, with product MRTIHAAVCHEFGAPLTIEEVQLRAPHAGEVEVDLAACAVCHSDISLAEGAWGGTLPAVYGHEAAGRVRSIGDGVHDLAAGDPVIVTLIRACGTCASCGSGRPSLCQVRPYEDAGPLRTAEGGILKQGLDCGAFAEAVVVHHSQVAKVPRNMPLEVACLLSCGVITGMGAAINTARIRPGEVAVVIGAGGVGLNAIQGARLAGAARVIAVDMLPDKLESARAFGATDTVLATEEKPWRRVRKIAGRGADAVLVTVGAAPAYDTAPRYLGAGGRLVMVGMTHSGQTARYEPVVAALTGQAMLGSMMGDTVLARDIPWIVDLYAQGRVKLDELVSGRWTLDRINEAIADTATGAARRNVILF from the coding sequence ATGAGAACCATTCACGCCGCCGTCTGCCACGAATTCGGAGCCCCGCTGACCATCGAGGAAGTGCAACTGCGCGCGCCCCACGCGGGCGAGGTCGAAGTGGACCTTGCCGCCTGCGCGGTCTGCCATTCCGACATCTCGCTGGCCGAGGGCGCCTGGGGCGGCACCTTACCCGCGGTCTATGGGCACGAAGCCGCGGGGCGCGTGCGCAGCATCGGCGACGGCGTGCATGACCTCGCGGCCGGCGACCCGGTGATCGTGACGCTGATCCGTGCCTGCGGGACCTGCGCAAGCTGCGGCAGCGGTCGGCCTTCGCTCTGCCAGGTGCGACCCTACGAGGACGCAGGCCCCCTGCGCACCGCCGAGGGGGGCATCCTGAAACAGGGGCTGGATTGCGGCGCCTTCGCCGAGGCGGTCGTCGTCCATCACAGCCAGGTGGCAAAGGTCCCGCGGAACATGCCGCTGGAGGTGGCCTGCCTGCTGTCCTGCGGGGTCATCACCGGCATGGGTGCGGCGATCAACACGGCTCGTATCCGTCCGGGCGAGGTCGCGGTGGTGATCGGCGCGGGCGGCGTCGGTTTGAACGCGATCCAGGGCGCACGGCTGGCCGGCGCGGCGCGCGTCATCGCGGTGGACATGTTGCCCGACAAGCTGGAAAGCGCGCGAGCGTTCGGCGCGACCGACACGGTATTGGCGACCGAGGAGAAGCCATGGCGCCGCGTGCGCAAGATCGCGGGGCGGGGCGCGGACGCGGTGCTGGTCACTGTGGGCGCGGCCCCGGCCTACGATACCGCCCCCCGGTATCTGGGCGCCGGCGGGCGTCTCGTCATGGTGGGCATGACCCATTCGGGCCAGACGGCGCGATACGAGCCGGTGGTGGCGGCGCTGACCGGCCAGGCCATGCTTGGCTCGATGATGGGCGACACCGTGCTGGCACGGGATATCCCTTGGATCGTGGATCTATATGCGCAGGGGCGCGTCAAGCTCGACGAGCTGGTTTCGGGGCGCTGGACGCTCGACCGGATCAACGAGGCCATCGCCGATACCGCGACCGGCGCGGCGCGGCGCAACGTGATCCTATTCTGA
- the pobA gene encoding 4-hydroxybenzoate 3-monooxygenase, with protein sequence MRTQVCIIGGGPSGLLLAQLLHNDGIDSVVLEKRDRAHVLARIRAGVLEQGSVELLRRAGVGARMDREGFVHAGTFLAAANRGFRIDFEARVGKSVMVYGQTEVTQDLYDARDAAGGTVIDRADRVTPWGLDSKAPAVTYLRDGREHRVTCDFVVGCDGFHGVSRTCIPPDVLREFERVYPFGWLGVLSETPPVAEELIYANHPRGFALCSMRNAGLSRYYLQVPLSEPVDAWSDHAFWDELKRRIPEDAADRLVTGPAVEKSIAPLRSYVAEPMRWGRLFLVGDAAHIVPPTGAKGLNLAFSDVHYLHEGLAAHYRDGSDAALGSYSDRALARVWKCERFSWSMTQMLHRFPDQTPFDQRMQESELAWLETSVAAQTALAENYVGLPY encoded by the coding sequence ATGCGCACGCAGGTCTGCATCATCGGGGGCGGCCCGTCGGGCCTGCTGCTTGCGCAGCTTCTTCACAACGACGGAATCGACAGCGTCGTGCTGGAAAAGCGCGACCGTGCCCATGTGCTGGCGCGGATCCGGGCGGGCGTGCTGGAACAGGGCAGCGTCGAGCTGCTGCGCCGGGCGGGTGTGGGCGCGCGGATGGACCGCGAGGGGTTCGTCCATGCGGGCACGTTTCTCGCGGCCGCCAATCGCGGCTTCCGGATCGACTTCGAGGCCCGCGTCGGCAAGTCGGTCATGGTCTATGGCCAGACCGAGGTCACGCAGGATCTTTACGACGCACGCGACGCCGCGGGCGGCACCGTGATCGACCGGGCCGACCGGGTGACGCCCTGGGGGCTCGACAGCAAGGCGCCCGCCGTGACCTATCTGCGGGACGGGCGCGAGCACCGCGTGACCTGCGATTTCGTCGTCGGCTGCGACGGGTTCCACGGGGTCAGCCGAACCTGTATTCCCCCGGACGTGCTGCGCGAATTCGAACGGGTCTATCCGTTCGGCTGGCTCGGCGTCCTGTCCGAGACCCCGCCCGTGGCCGAGGAGCTGATCTACGCCAACCACCCGCGCGGCTTTGCGCTCTGCTCGATGCGCAACGCAGGCCTCAGCCGCTATTACTTGCAGGTGCCGCTGAGCGAGCCCGTCGATGCCTGGTCCGATCACGCCTTTTGGGACGAGCTGAAACGACGCATCCCCGAGGATGCGGCCGACCGGCTGGTCACTGGCCCCGCGGTCGAGAAATCCATCGCGCCGCTCAGGTCCTACGTGGCCGAACCGATGCGCTGGGGCCGGCTGTTTCTGGTTGGCGATGCGGCGCATATCGTCCCGCCCACCGGGGCCAAGGGGCTGAACCTCGCCTTTTCCGACGTGCATTACCTGCACGAGGGGCTGGCCGCGCACTACCGCGACGGGTCGGATGCGGCGCTGGGCAGCTATTCGGACCGCGCACTGGCGCGGGTCTGGAAATGCGAACGCTTTTCCTGGTCGATGACGCAAATGCTGCACCGCTTTCCCGACCAGACGCCGTTCGACCAGCGGATGCAGGAAAGCGAACTGGCCTGGCTGGAGACATCGGTTGCGGCGCAGACCGCGCTGGCCGAGAATTACGTCGGGCTGCCCTATTGA
- a CDS encoding adenylosuccinate lyase family protein, which produces MAVSPFDSALYRGLFHDEEVGKLFTDSAEVRAMLLVEGALAKVQGQLGVIPEVSGAFIHRAAMEFQLDPAGMAAETGKNAVPVPALVAAFRKAMEAPEHAQYVHWGATSQDIVDTALVLRLRQAITILEGRLRGVIRALGAQAETNADLPMAARTLAQVATPTSFGAVVAGWGWPLIRHLDRLAALKLRLLRVSLFGAAGTLSAMGPQGPEVRKGLAEALGLGNAGDPWHAARDGVAELSGWLTGVAGSLAKTGEDLVLMAQSEVGEVRLGVGGASSTLPHKQNPVDPLLLTSLARHLAGLDANIQGAAAHRQQRDAAAWMVEWLALPEIVMGAGRALTVAEALVPRIAPLPDAMARNIDGGLGLAYAEALSFALADRMPRPEAKAAVEALCREAMDAGRPLADLAARDWPGTDWAAHFTPAAQMGEAPAHARRFATAAIGV; this is translated from the coding sequence ATGGCCGTCAGCCCGTTCGACAGCGCGCTTTACCGCGGGCTTTTCCACGATGAAGAGGTCGGGAAACTGTTCACCGACAGCGCGGAAGTGCGCGCCATGCTGCTGGTCGAAGGCGCCCTGGCGAAGGTGCAGGGGCAGCTGGGGGTGATTCCCGAGGTTTCGGGTGCTTTCATCCACCGCGCGGCGATGGAATTCCAGCTCGACCCCGCCGGCATGGCCGCTGAGACGGGGAAGAACGCGGTGCCGGTGCCCGCGCTGGTCGCCGCCTTCCGCAAGGCGATGGAGGCGCCGGAACATGCGCAATACGTGCATTGGGGCGCCACCAGCCAGGACATCGTGGATACCGCCTTGGTGCTGCGGCTGCGCCAGGCGATCACGATCCTGGAGGGGCGGCTGCGCGGCGTGATCCGCGCGCTGGGGGCGCAGGCCGAGACCAATGCGGACCTGCCGATGGCCGCGCGGACGCTGGCACAGGTGGCCACGCCGACCTCGTTCGGGGCGGTGGTGGCGGGCTGGGGCTGGCCCCTGATCCGGCACCTTGACCGGCTGGCGGCGCTGAAGCTGCGGCTGCTGCGCGTCAGCCTTTTCGGCGCGGCCGGCACGCTGTCGGCGATGGGGCCGCAGGGGCCGGAGGTGCGCAAAGGGCTGGCCGAGGCGCTGGGGCTGGGGAATGCGGGCGATCCCTGGCATGCGGCGCGCGACGGCGTTGCCGAGTTGTCGGGCTGGCTGACGGGCGTGGCCGGTTCGCTGGCCAAGACGGGCGAGGATTTGGTTCTGATGGCGCAAAGCGAGGTGGGCGAGGTGCGGCTGGGCGTTGGCGGTGCCTCCTCCACCCTGCCGCACAAACAGAACCCGGTCGATCCCCTGCTCCTGACGTCGCTGGCGCGCCACCTGGCGGGGCTGGACGCCAATATCCAGGGCGCGGCGGCGCACCGGCAGCAGCGCGACGCGGCGGCCTGGATGGTTGAGTGGCTGGCGCTGCCCGAGATCGTGATGGGTGCGGGGCGCGCGCTGACGGTGGCCGAGGCGTTGGTGCCCCGGATCGCACCGCTGCCGGATGCCATGGCACGCAACATCGACGGCGGGCTGGGGCTGGCCTATGCGGAAGCCCTGAGTTTCGCGCTGGCCGACCGTATGCCGCGCCCGGAGGCCAAGGCGGCGGTGGAGGCGCTCTGCCGCGAGGCGATGGACGCCGGCCGGCCGCTGGCCGATCTGGCCGCGCGCGATTGGCCGGGCACCGACTGGGCCGCGCATTTCACCCCGGCGGCGCAGATGGGCGAAGCGCCGGCACATGCGCGCCGCTTCGCGACGGCCGCGATTGGAGTTTGA
- the pcaG gene encoding protocatechuate 3,4-dioxygenase subunit alpha — translation MQNLPYLKETPSQTAGPYVHIGLTPNLLRTGVYPGGLGAAPIREGARGERITLTGTVTDGAGMVLRDVLLESWQADADGIYPGDPRGPADPNVTGWARMAADFESGEWRLETIKPGRAPAPDGRMMAPHIALWIVARGINTGLQTRIYFEDEEEANAACPVLARIEHRARIETLLARRIDAGAYRFDIRLQGDGETVFFDL, via the coding sequence ATGCAGAACCTGCCCTATCTGAAGGAAACGCCGTCGCAGACCGCGGGGCCTTACGTCCATATCGGGCTGACCCCCAACCTCTTGAGAACAGGGGTTTACCCGGGCGGCCTGGGCGCCGCGCCGATCCGCGAGGGCGCGCGGGGCGAGCGCATCACGCTCACCGGTACGGTCACGGATGGCGCGGGGATGGTGCTGCGCGACGTGCTTCTGGAAAGCTGGCAGGCGGATGCGGACGGGATCTACCCCGGCGATCCGCGTGGCCCGGCGGACCCGAACGTGACCGGCTGGGCGCGAATGGCGGCGGATTTCGAGAGCGGCGAATGGCGGCTGGAGACGATCAAGCCGGGCCGCGCGCCGGCCCCGGACGGGCGGATGATGGCGCCGCATATCGCGCTCTGGATCGTGGCGCGCGGGATCAATACCGGCTTGCAGACGCGGATCTATTTCGAGGACGAGGAAGAGGCCAATGCCGCCTGCCCCGTTCTTGCACGAATCGAACATCGCGCGCGGATCGAGACGCTGCTGGCCCGACGCATCGACGCGGGCGCGTACCGGTTCGACATCCGCCTGCAGGGCGACGGCGAGACCGTCTTTTTCGATCTCTGA
- a CDS encoding TCR/Tet family MFS transporter: protein MTEPSNRLPILFILITLVLDAIGIGLILPVMPELIRDVEGVGVSDAAVWGGILMTSFAVMQFLCGPLIGNLSDRFGRRPVLLISLATMALDYVVMAVAGSIWLLLAARIVGGVTASTQATASAFLADISPPEQKAARFGMVGAAFGVGFVIGPIIGGLLGELGPRAPFWAAAALATANLVFGWLVLPETVTDRIRRRFEWRRANPLGAFRQMSLLPGVRPLLLLFFLYEFAMFIYPAIWAYFTQYRFGWTPGMIGASLAMFGIGVAAVQGGLIRVILRTLGERNTVWYGLTYNFFAFLVIGFLDNSTAILVLTPALALGAVVTPAILGIMSKAAGDDQQGELQGVVSSTRSVAMVLSPLVMTQLFALFTGDGAPANVPGAPFVLAAATMVVCALVFTARRPAGAPA from the coding sequence ATGACCGAGCCCAGCAATCGCCTGCCGATCCTCTTCATCCTGATCACGCTGGTGCTCGACGCGATCGGGATCGGGCTGATCCTGCCGGTGATGCCCGAACTGATCCGCGACGTGGAGGGCGTGGGCGTCTCGGATGCCGCGGTCTGGGGCGGCATCCTGATGACCAGTTTCGCGGTGATGCAGTTCCTCTGCGGGCCGCTGATCGGCAACCTGTCGGACCGGTTCGGGCGGCGGCCGGTGCTGCTGATCTCGCTGGCCACGATGGCGCTCGACTACGTCGTGATGGCGGTGGCGGGGTCGATCTGGCTGCTTCTGGCCGCGCGCATCGTCGGCGGGGTCACCGCCTCGACCCAGGCGACCGCTAGCGCGTTCCTGGCCGACATCTCGCCGCCCGAGCAGAAGGCCGCGCGCTTCGGCATGGTGGGGGCGGCCTTCGGGGTCGGGTTCGTGATCGGGCCGATCATCGGCGGGCTGCTTGGTGAGCTTGGCCCCCGCGCGCCGTTCTGGGCGGCTGCGGCGCTCGCCACCGCGAACCTGGTCTTCGGCTGGCTGGTGCTGCCCGAAACGGTGACCGACCGCATCCGCCGCCGGTTCGAATGGCGACGGGCCAATCCCCTCGGCGCGTTCCGGCAGATGAGCCTGTTGCCCGGGGTGCGGCCGCTCCTGCTGCTGTTCTTCCTCTACGAGTTCGCAATGTTCATCTATCCCGCGATCTGGGCCTATTTCACCCAGTATCGCTTCGGCTGGACGCCGGGGATGATCGGGGCCTCGCTGGCGATGTTCGGGATCGGGGTGGCCGCGGTGCAGGGCGGGCTGATCCGGGTGATCCTGCGCACCCTCGGCGAGCGGAACACCGTCTGGTACGGGCTAACCTACAATTTCTTCGCCTTCCTCGTGATCGGCTTTCTCGACAATTCCACGGCCATCCTCGTTCTGACCCCGGCGCTGGCCCTGGGCGCCGTCGTGACCCCGGCGATCCTCGGCATCATGTCCAAGGCCGCGGGCGACGACCAGCAAGGGGAGTTGCAGGGCGTGGTCAGTTCCACGCGGTCCGTCGCGATGGTGCTCTCGCCCCTGGTGATGACGCAGCTCTTCGCCCTGTTCACGGGCGACGGTGCCCCTGCGAACGTGCCCGGCGCCCCCTTCGTGCTGGCTGCGGCAACGATGGTCGTCTGCGCCCTTGTCTTTACCGCGCGCCGGCCGGCCGGCGCGCCCGCCTGA
- the pcaH gene encoding protocatechuate 3,4-dioxygenase subunit beta, translating to MDRGALYPRDRGWHPPAYTPGYKTSMTRAPSRPLVAMGSTLSEETGPVFGRDMLGARDNDLVLNFTGEPAIGERIVVHGRVLDENARPVPGVLIEIWQANAGGRYRHLNDGYLAPLDPNFGGCGRTVTGEDGTYEFRTIRPGAYPWPNKVNDWRPMHIHFSIFGTGFGQRLITQMYFEGDPLIARCPIANTLAPEARDALVAPLDMHRAIPMDALAYHFDIVLRGRRQTFFENRAEGL from the coding sequence ATGGATAGGGGCGCGCTTTACCCGCGCGACCGGGGCTGGCACCCGCCGGCCTATACGCCCGGCTACAAGACCTCGATGACCCGGGCGCCGTCGCGGCCCCTGGTGGCGATGGGCTCGACTCTCAGCGAGGAGACCGGGCCGGTCTTCGGCCGCGACATGCTGGGGGCGCGCGACAACGACCTCGTGCTGAACTTCACCGGCGAGCCGGCCATCGGCGAACGCATCGTCGTGCATGGGCGGGTGCTGGACGAGAACGCGCGGCCCGTGCCCGGCGTGCTGATCGAGATCTGGCAGGCCAATGCGGGCGGGCGCTACCGGCATCTGAACGACGGCTATCTCGCGCCGCTCGACCCGAATTTCGGTGGCTGCGGGCGGACCGTCACCGGGGAGGATGGGACTTACGAATTTCGAACGATCCGGCCCGGCGCCTACCCGTGGCCGAACAAGGTGAACGACTGGCGCCCGATGCACATCCATTTCTCGATCTTCGGCACGGGCTTCGGCCAGCGGCTGATCACCCAGATGTATTTCGAGGGCGACCCGCTGATCGCCCGCTGTCCCATCGCGAACACGCTCGCACCGGAGGCACGCGACGCGCTGGTGGCGCCGCTCGACATGCACCGGGCGATCCCGATGGACGCACTGGCCTACCACTTCGACATCGTGCTACGCGGCCGCCGCCAGACCTTTTTCGAGAACCGCGCCGAGGGGCTGTGA
- the pcaD gene encoding 3-oxoadipate enol-lactonase, which produces MKIADLGDVALHYREDGDPDGAPVVFSNSLGCDLRLWDEVVALMPGGVRAIRYDKRGHGLSACPRGPYAMGTLVSDAERLLDFLGVSDCVFVGLSIGGLIAQGLSVKRLDLVRGMVISNTAAKIGTREMWEDRIAAVREGGIEALADGTMERWFSRPFRESPDCALWRNMLIRQPVEGYLGCCAAISGTDFYTPTSGLTLPTLAIAGSEDGSTPPDLVRETAALIKGSRFHLIRGAGHLPCVEKPGEYAEVLGSFLKEIGHV; this is translated from the coding sequence ATGAAGATCGCCGATCTGGGCGACGTGGCGCTGCATTACCGCGAGGACGGCGACCCGGACGGCGCGCCGGTGGTGTTCTCGAATTCGCTGGGCTGCGATCTGCGGCTCTGGGACGAGGTGGTGGCGCTGATGCCCGGGGGCGTGCGCGCGATCCGCTACGACAAGCGCGGCCACGGGTTGTCGGCCTGCCCGCGGGGGCCTTACGCGATGGGCACGCTGGTTTCCGACGCCGAGCGGCTCCTCGATTTTCTCGGCGTATCGGACTGCGTCTTCGTCGGGCTCTCGATCGGCGGGCTGATCGCGCAGGGGCTGTCGGTCAAGCGGCTGGACCTTGTGCGCGGCATGGTGATCTCGAACACCGCGGCCAAGATCGGCACCCGCGAGATGTGGGAAGACCGTATCGCGGCGGTGCGAGAAGGGGGCATCGAGGCGCTGGCCGACGGCACGATGGAGCGCTGGTTCTCGCGCCCGTTCCGCGAAAGCCCCGATTGCGCGCTCTGGCGCAACATGCTGATCCGCCAGCCGGTCGAGGGCTACCTGGGCTGTTGCGCGGCGATTTCGGGGACGGATTTCTATACGCCGACCTCTGGACTGACCCTGCCGACGCTGGCCATCGCAGGGAGCGAGGACGGTTCGACCCCGCCCGACCTCGTGCGCGAGACGGCGGCGCTGATCAAGGGATCGCGGTTCCACCTGATCCGGGGCGCGGGGCACCTGCCCTGCGTCGAGAAACCCGGCGAATATGCCGAGGTTCTGGGCAGTTTCCTGAAGGAGATCGGCCATGTCTGA
- a CDS encoding alpha/beta fold hydrolase: protein MARALLTHGAWGQAKAWGELPARLCALGHDAAAIDLPGHGADPTPPETVGLEDYAARIVAELERGPPAALIGHSMGGMAISAAAEAAPERVTRLIYVAAFLPRDGDSLVSLKSREPATIQVAVRAGPAKGTTVLDPSLADEILCHDASAAQREAALTLLGPQPSKAQVDPLALTAERFGRVPRHYILCRADRTVTPELQRAMATETSCATLDELPTGHLPQLTAPEALASLIHRTLTGET from the coding sequence ATGGCCCGCGCGCTGCTGACCCACGGGGCCTGGGGCCAGGCGAAAGCCTGGGGCGAGCTTCCTGCCCGCCTGTGCGCGCTGGGCCATGACGCGGCAGCGATCGACCTGCCGGGCCACGGCGCGGATCCGACACCGCCCGAAACCGTGGGGCTGGAGGACTATGCCGCCCGCATCGTCGCGGAGTTGGAACGCGGCCCGCCCGCGGCGCTGATCGGTCATTCGATGGGCGGCATGGCGATCTCGGCCGCGGCGGAGGCCGCGCCCGAGCGCGTCACGCGGCTGATCTATGTCGCGGCCTTCCTGCCGCGGGACGGCGACAGCCTGGTCTCGCTCAAGTCGCGCGAGCCGGCGACGATCCAGGTGGCGGTGCGCGCGGGGCCTGCCAAGGGGACGACGGTGCTGGACCCGAGCCTGGCCGACGAAATCCTTTGCCACGACGCCTCGGCCGCGCAGCGGGAGGCGGCGCTGACGCTGCTAGGCCCGCAGCCGAGCAAGGCGCAGGTCGACCCGCTTGCCTTGACCGCCGAGCGCTTCGGCCGGGTCCCGCGCCACTACATCCTGTGCCGCGCCGACCGGACCGTGACCCCCGAGTTGCAGCGCGCCATGGCGACCGAAACGTCCTGCGCCACGCTGGACGAACTGCCCACCGGGCATCTGCCGCAACTGACCGCGCCCGAGGCGCTGGCCAGCCTGATCCACCGCACCCTGACCGGAGAGACATGA